Proteins encoded together in one Quercus lobata isolate SW786 chromosome 3, ValleyOak3.0 Primary Assembly, whole genome shotgun sequence window:
- the LOC115980314 gene encoding uncharacterized protein LOC115980314: MSDFRPISLCNVIYKIISKVLANRLKQVLPHIISSTQSAFVPGRLITDNVLVACETLHSMRGRRKGKTGLLALKLDRSKAYDRVEWAFLKGIMVKLGFPDNWINWVMTCVSTPTFSVLINSKPFGHITPSRGLCQGDPLSPYLFLLCAEGFSSLLFQAEVEGRLHGVSICKRAPRISHLLFADDSLLFCQATQKEVNEVNGILQTYASASGQCINLEKSSVLFSSNTPETQKEWTKATLGVKEVEYFESYLGLPTFIGRAKYQTFAFIKDRVWKKLQGWKGKLLSRAVKEVLIKAVAQSIPTYTMGVFQLPVKLCNELSAMCARFWWGQVENERKIHWKSWGVLSQAKKDGGMGFRDLRAFNLALLAKQGWRLMQSHDSLLYQCFKYRYFPRCNFLEASDSPNSSFVWKSLMAAMPILKQGCCWRVGDGSSIRVMEDRWIINYPTNKVLHPPEEQDWEWRVSDLIDQTSRSWDRELVWSKFHRDDAEAICRIPLSHRTVSDSLLWLHTKDGRYSVRSGYYLARQILRSDNWAECSSGCSGRDVWEKLWKLKVPNKLKVYGWRACQDIFPTRANLARRKILEDEHYEVCKTAPKTGIHALWECPVAQDRNAVIHGGKIKDPGQLCKRAEVYLLEYHQAQDQLSIPSRQQSVTQWQPLPIDRYKLNFDAAIFTELGCSGFGAIVRNERGEVMAALSVKGPLVWNSEEAEALACRRAVEFAIDAGFAELMIEGDNVNVMKAVCSNSMDKARLGHVFQDIQCLVHGLRWSSVSCVKRGANGAAHSLARFARYVSEETIWLEECPPPASDALYQDLLSLN, from the exons ATGTCGGATTTTCGACCTATTAGCTTATGCAATGTGATTTATAAAATCATATCGAAGGTGTTGGCTAACAGATTAAAGCAAGTTCTTCCACATATTATTTCTTCCACTCAAAGTGCTTTTGTTCCGGGTCGTCTTATTACTGACAATGTGTTGGTGGCATGTGAAACCTTACATTCCATGCGTGGGAGGAGGAAAGGAAAAACAGGTTTGCTTGCTCTGAAATTAGACAGAAGCAAAGCTTATGATCGAGTGGAATGGGCATTCTTGAAGGGTATCATGGTAAAATTGGGCTTCCCGGATAATTGGATAAATTGGGTGATGACATGTGTGAGTACTCCTACTTTTTCTGTCCTTATTAATAGCAAACCTTTTGGGCATATTACTCCATCTAGAGGGCTCTGTCAAGGGGATCCCCTTTCGCCTTATTTGTTTCTCCTATGTGCAGAAGGTTTTTCTTCTTTGCTGTTTCAAGCAGAGGTTGAGGGGCGCCTACATGGGGTTTCTATTTGCAAGCGAGCACCAAGAATCTCCCATCTACTTTTTGCTGACGACTCTTTGCTCTTCTGCCAGGCTACCCAAAAGGAAGTTAATGAGGTTAATGGGATCCTACAAACATATGCAAGTGCATCGGGGCAATGCATTAATTTGGAGAAATCATCGGTTTTGTTTAGTAGTAATACACCTGAAACACAAAAGGAGTGGACAAAGGCGACCTTAGGAGTGAAGGAGGTGGAGTACTTTGAATCTTACTTGGGCTTGCCTACTTTTATAGGGCGTGCAAAATACCAGACCTTTGCATTTATAAAGGATAGAGTCTGGAAAAAACTACAAGGTTGGAAAGGAAAATTACTCTCTAGAGCGGTTAAAGAAGTGTTAATCAAGGCGGTGGCTCAATCCATCCCGACCTACACAATGGGGGTATTCCAGTTACCGGTAAAGCTATGTAATGAACTCAGTGCGATGTGTGCAaggttttggtgggggcaagTGGAGAACGAAAGGAAGATACATTGGAAGAGTTGGGGAGTGCTATCTCAGGCCAAGAAGGATGGTGGGATGGGCTTTCGGGATCTAAGGGCCTTCAATTTGGCTTTGTTGGCTAAGCAAGGGTGGAGATTGATGCAAAGCCATGACTCTCTATTATATCAATGCTTCAAATATCGATACTTCCCACGGTGTAATTTTTTGGAGGCTAGTGATTCACCAAATAGCTCTTTTGTCTGGAAGAGCTTAATGGCAGCCATGCCTATTTTAAAACAAGGGTGCTGTTGGAGAGTCGGGGATGGGTCCTCAATTAGAGTCATGGAGGACAGATGGATTATAAACTATCCAACCAATAAGGTCCTTCACCCTCCAGAAGAACAGGATTGGGAATGGAGAGTATCTGACCTCATAGATCAGACGTCCAGGAGTTGGGATAGGGAGTTGGTTTGGTCAAAATTTCATAGGGACGACGCTGAAGCGATATGCCGGATTCCACTGAGCCATCGAACTGTTTCGGATTCACTACTTTGGCTTCACACCAAGGATGGTCGGTACTCGGTAAGGTCAGGGTATTATTTGGCTAGACAAATTTTAAGGTCTGATAATTGGGCTGAATGTTCTTCAGGGTGTAGTGGCCGTGATGTGTGGGAGAAGCTGTGGAAGTTGAAGGTTCCGAATAAATTAAAAGTCTATGGGTGGAGGGCTTGTCAAGATATTTTTCCCACAAGGGCAAACTTGGCTCGAAGGAAAATATTGGAAGATGAGCACTATGAAGTATGCAAGACAGCTCCGAAGACTGGAATTCATGCTTTATGGGAATGTCCGGTGGCCCAGGAT AGAAACGCTGTAATACATGGGGGGAAGATTAAAGATCCTGGACAGCTGTGTAAACGAGCAGAGGTTTACCTACTTGAGTACCATCAAGCACAAGACCAGCTCTCAATACCGAGTAGACAGCAGAGTGTGACTCAGTGGCAGCCCCTTCCTATCGATCGCTATAAACTGAACTTTGATGCTGCCATCTTCACGGAATTGGGTTGTTCAGGATTTGGTGCGATTGTTCGGAATGAGCGGGGAGAAGTCATGGCGGCCTTGTCTGTTAAAGGACCTCTGGTTTGGAATAGTGAAGAAGCTGAAGCACTTGCATGTCGAAGAGCAGTGGAGTTTGCCATTGATGCTGGCTTTGCTGAATTGATGATTGAAGGAGATAATGTGAATGTTATGAAAGCGGTTTGCTCCAACAGTATGGACAAAGCTAGGTTGGGTCATGTTTTCCAGGATATCCAATGTCTTGTACACGGTCTAAGATGGAGTTCTGTCAGTTGTGTTAAGCGGGGTGCTAATGGCGCAGCACATTCCTTAGCTCGCTTTGCCCGTTATGTATCTGAGGAAACAATCTGGTTAGAGGAGTGTCCTCCTCCAGCTAGTGATGCTCTGTACCAAGATTTGTTAAGTTTAAATTGA